A section of the Spirosoma pollinicola genome encodes:
- a CDS encoding FecR family protein: protein MEHDYENFLTADFLTDDVFVTHQLEPTPQSTQFWDGWLAKHPQQQNEYQQATDVVAAIRLGLTAYAQTEIPEETVRQLLMRIQLTNAQVRLVDSAPRSWGWMRWAAAATIFLTLGIGIWWQTTQHTSLYEQQLATLPDTFSEKINATRQTQTIRLPDQSVVSLAPESRISYSTIFGQQNRIVYLSGEATFSVTRNSGKPFLVHANEVVTKVVGTRFTVRAFARENRVQVQVQSGQVSVYRDEPMTTSVRQKGVMLLPNQQVVFNRETDQFDKMLVDGPNIISGPSRQKKSPSFVYNDTPIPQVLQELKEAYGIDIRYDKEALANCQLNSSMATESFMQKLTIICATVGATYEIIDGQVIINGGNCQP from the coding sequence GTGGAGCACGATTACGAGAACTTTTTAACTGCCGATTTTTTAACGGACGATGTCTTCGTCACACATCAGCTTGAGCCTACGCCCCAATCAACTCAGTTCTGGGATGGCTGGCTGGCGAAACACCCGCAACAACAGAACGAGTACCAGCAGGCTACCGATGTAGTAGCTGCCATTCGGCTGGGCCTGACTGCATATGCGCAAACGGAAATACCGGAAGAGACGGTTCGGCAACTGCTGATGAGGATACAACTGACGAACGCTCAGGTTCGGCTAGTTGACAGTGCCCCTCGCTCGTGGGGCTGGATGCGGTGGGCGGCTGCGGCTACTATTTTTCTGACGCTGGGCATCGGTATATGGTGGCAAACCACGCAGCATACATCGCTTTACGAACAGCAGCTGGCAACGCTGCCGGATACGTTTTCCGAAAAAATAAATGCTACCCGGCAAACTCAAACCATTCGCCTGCCCGATCAATCGGTCGTTTCGCTGGCACCTGAGAGTCGGATTAGCTATTCAACCATTTTCGGTCAGCAAAATCGGATTGTTTATTTGTCCGGTGAAGCGACGTTTAGTGTAACCAGAAATAGTGGAAAGCCTTTTCTGGTACATGCCAACGAAGTGGTTACGAAAGTGGTGGGAACGAGATTTACTGTGCGGGCATTTGCCCGGGAAAACCGGGTTCAGGTTCAGGTTCAATCTGGTCAGGTATCGGTCTACCGTGATGAACCGATGACCACATCTGTCAGGCAAAAAGGGGTCATGCTGCTGCCCAACCAGCAGGTTGTATTTAACCGCGAAACTGACCAGTTTGATAAAATGCTGGTCGATGGCCCCAATATTATCTCTGGCCCAAGCCGTCAAAAGAAATCCCCTTCATTTGTGTATAACGATACGCCTATTCCTCAGGTATTGCAGGAGTTGAAAGAGGCCTATGGAATTGATATTCGCTACGACAAAGAAGCGCTGGCCAATTGCCAGTTGAACTCGTCAATGGCTACCGAATCGTTTATGCAAAAACTGACCATCATTTGTGCCACCGTAGGAGCAACGTACGAGATCATTGATGGGCAGGTTATTATCAATGGAGGAAATTGTCAGCCATAA
- a CDS encoding SusC/RagA family TonB-linked outer membrane protein, with the protein MSVSWARDVTAQELLNRRISLTIQDQNIKTVLHSIEKAANVKFSYSPQIVRSRQLVSMRVQNSTLKEVLEKLLIPLKVDFSISGEQIILARTVESPVNIQVGEAIDGNEAPAERTVTGVVSDEKGEGLPGVSVVIKGSSRGSVTDASGTYRLVIPDGPQILVFSFVGYTSQEVAVSNQTTLSIQLKPDVKSINEVVVVGYGSLSRKEVTSAVTHLSSSDLLRVGSNSPLMAIQGKVAGLSVTNTAAGDPNSTPSIQLRGVSSRSAGLGPLFVINGIPGGNLDNINQNEIESIDVLKGGAASAIYGTRGSNGVIVITTKKGTSESRIFYDGYSSFDFIANKLSVLSKDEFLANKRGVDLGSNTDWMKAVSRNPAFSQKHTLQFSGGNGQTNYFTSVDYRNATGIDLRSSKQEYGGRVNINHTSANNLYAITFSAAPRYTKTNLADYSGFNYALTLNPTQSVYDNSDRYAYITSGFFANNPVERAKNVLSGQEVKYLDLNGSFKLNILQNLSTQVNLGEVSSSFRNEDFTPSTLSTVVNGSKRSTASQRLDENDQKSFEWIGNYALEVQKHSLKLLAGYSYQYFTSSGFNAGNENFPSDVLTYNNLGAGLWNLQQGINNVGSYRNNSKLAAFFGRVNYDYDQKYYLSASLRREGSSKFGYANKWGNFPAASVGWRITQEKFAQGLPWLNELKLRADYGVTGNQDFGNYLSLDTYGGYGYYLYNNTSYQVWGPSQNTNYDLRWEKAINFNVGVDFDLFKNSRLTGSLNYYVRTNKDLLGNYSVSNPPNVQGTTFANVGTMQNSGLEIQLNAGVINNKDFSYNLTFAGATNNNKFVSFSSEAYQGQTYIDVVGMPAPGSPGNAQRLQENTRIGSFYMLKSAGVDETGALLVYNKSGDVIQANKATNDDKQFVGNGLPKFTAGLTNNFKYRKWDLSVFLRGTFGYKVFNTYAFYLGTPATQQNVNTLTSAYDGGKYSKLTSASTYSSLSNYFLEPGSFVKIDNVTLSYTQPFTSKFLRSARIYATTRNLATFTKFTGGDPDLIQVNGLYPGVNTNSDNNGTLNYFPSTTQLLLGLQVTF; encoded by the coding sequence ATGAGCGTTTCATGGGCCCGCGATGTTACAGCCCAGGAGTTGCTCAACCGGCGAATAAGTCTAACTATACAGGATCAGAATATTAAGACCGTATTGCACAGCATCGAAAAAGCGGCCAATGTTAAATTTTCTTATAGCCCGCAAATTGTTCGCTCCAGACAGCTCGTCTCGATGAGGGTGCAGAATAGTACGTTAAAAGAGGTGTTGGAGAAGCTGCTCATTCCATTAAAAGTAGATTTTAGTATCTCTGGTGAGCAAATTATTCTGGCCCGTACCGTCGAATCGCCTGTCAATATTCAGGTTGGCGAAGCCATCGACGGCAATGAAGCGCCTGCGGAGCGGACAGTAACTGGCGTTGTTTCGGACGAAAAAGGAGAAGGCTTGCCAGGGGTCAGTGTTGTGATCAAAGGGTCATCACGCGGGTCGGTGACTGATGCGTCAGGAACCTATCGCTTGGTCATTCCCGATGGGCCGCAAATACTGGTTTTCAGTTTTGTGGGGTACACATCGCAGGAGGTGGCAGTGAGCAATCAAACGACGCTGTCAATTCAGTTGAAACCCGATGTAAAATCCATCAATGAGGTGGTCGTTGTAGGCTACGGTTCACTCAGCCGTAAGGAAGTAACCAGCGCTGTCACTCACTTGTCGTCATCGGATTTACTTCGGGTCGGCAGTAATAGCCCGTTGATGGCAATCCAGGGAAAAGTAGCGGGTTTATCCGTGACCAATACTGCCGCAGGTGACCCAAATTCAACGCCCAGTATTCAGCTCCGTGGGGTTTCGTCGAGAAGCGCCGGACTGGGACCTTTATTTGTCATCAATGGGATACCAGGGGGCAATCTGGATAACATCAATCAGAATGAAATAGAATCCATTGATGTCCTGAAGGGCGGGGCAGCTTCTGCTATTTACGGCACACGGGGCAGTAACGGGGTTATTGTTATCACGACAAAGAAAGGAACGTCGGAGTCCCGCATATTCTACGACGGCTACAGCTCTTTTGATTTTATTGCCAATAAGCTGTCGGTACTGTCCAAAGACGAATTTTTAGCAAACAAACGTGGGGTCGATCTGGGCAGTAATACCGACTGGATGAAAGCGGTGAGCCGCAATCCGGCTTTCTCGCAGAAGCATACGCTGCAATTTTCGGGCGGAAATGGGCAAACCAATTATTTTACCTCGGTGGATTACCGAAATGCTACGGGTATCGACTTACGATCCAGCAAGCAGGAATATGGTGGTCGGGTAAACATTAACCATACTTCAGCCAATAATTTGTATGCCATCACCTTCAGCGCGGCTCCCCGTTACACGAAGACAAATCTGGCCGATTACAGTGGCTTCAATTATGCATTGACGCTCAATCCAACGCAGTCGGTTTATGACAATTCGGATCGGTATGCGTACATAACCAGTGGTTTTTTTGCCAACAACCCGGTAGAACGGGCCAAAAATGTTTTATCGGGACAGGAAGTAAAATACCTGGATCTCAATGGCTCATTTAAACTGAATATACTTCAGAACCTGTCCACACAGGTCAACCTGGGGGAGGTAAGTTCTTCTTTCCGGAATGAGGATTTCACCCCATCTACCTTATCAACGGTAGTCAATGGCTCGAAACGAAGCACCGCATCCCAGAGACTGGACGAGAATGACCAGAAAAGCTTTGAGTGGATAGGCAACTATGCGCTGGAAGTTCAGAAGCACTCGTTGAAGCTGCTGGCAGGGTATTCATACCAGTACTTTACATCATCTGGTTTTAATGCGGGTAACGAAAATTTCCCCTCCGATGTATTGACGTACAATAACCTGGGTGCGGGACTCTGGAACTTACAGCAAGGCATTAATAATGTAGGCTCCTACCGTAATAACTCTAAACTGGCGGCTTTTTTCGGGCGGGTGAATTACGACTATGACCAAAAGTATTACCTGTCGGCCAGTTTACGTCGGGAGGGCTCATCGAAGTTTGGCTACGCGAACAAATGGGGTAATTTTCCGGCGGCTTCGGTGGGCTGGCGCATCACCCAGGAAAAATTTGCGCAGGGCCTTCCCTGGCTAAACGAACTGAAACTGCGTGCCGATTATGGAGTAACAGGCAACCAGGACTTCGGGAATTACCTTTCGCTGGATACGTATGGCGGCTATGGGTACTATCTGTATAACAATACATCGTATCAGGTCTGGGGACCCAGTCAGAACACTAACTACGATCTGCGCTGGGAAAAAGCCATCAACTTCAACGTAGGTGTTGACTTTGATCTTTTCAAGAACAGCCGGTTAACAGGTAGCCTGAACTACTATGTGCGCACCAACAAAGATTTGCTGGGTAATTATTCGGTGTCTAACCCACCCAACGTGCAAGGGACAACCTTTGCCAACGTGGGCACCATGCAGAATTCCGGGCTAGAAATTCAGTTGAATGCGGGGGTAATTAACAACAAGGATTTCAGTTATAATCTAACTTTCGCCGGAGCCACGAACAATAACAAGTTCGTGTCATTCTCCAGTGAAGCTTACCAGGGGCAAACCTATATTGATGTAGTGGGTATGCCCGCTCCGGGTAGCCCCGGTAACGCGCAACGTTTGCAGGAAAATACGCGAATCGGCAGTTTTTATATGCTCAAGTCGGCTGGCGTCGATGAAACCGGCGCCTTACTGGTCTACAACAAGAGTGGAGATGTTATCCAGGCCAACAAAGCGACCAACGACGATAAACAGTTTGTAGGGAATGGCCTGCCCAAATTCACGGCAGGTCTGACTAATAATTTCAAGTACCGCAAGTGGGATTTAAGCGTATTCCTGCGGGGCACGTTTGGCTATAAGGTTTTTAACACCTATGCCTTTTACCTGGGCACCCCGGCCACTCAGCAGAATGTCAATACGCTTACCTCTGCATACGACGGAGGTAAGTATTCAAAGCTGACCAGTGCTTCTACGTATTCCTCCCTGTCGAATTACTTTCTGGAGCCGGGTAGCTTCGTTAAAATAGATAATGTGACCCTGAGTTATACGCAGCCGTTTACGAGCAAATTTCTTCGCTCGGCGCGTATCTATGCGACAACCCGAAACCTGGCAACCTTCACCAAGTTCACCGGGGGTGATCCGGATTTAATTCAGGTGAATGGGCTGTATCCAGGTGTAAACACGAATAGTGATAATAACGGGACACTGAATTATTTCCCATCAACTACCCAACTCTTGCTGGGCCTTCAGGTCACCTTCTAA
- a CDS encoding YifB family Mg chelatase-like AAA ATPase, with the protein MLAKTFGAAVYGVNASLITIEVVVAQGLHFHLVGLPDSAVKESEQRVEASLKFFGYRMPRQKVVVNLAPADIRKEGSAYDLPIGLCVLQASEQITVTRNLEDYVIMGELALDGTLRPIKGVLPIAIEARKRGYKGFVLPVENAQEASIVNQLDVIGVATIQEAIDFFEGKKDIVPLETDTRDLFMSQINAYDADFSHVQGQENIKRAMEIAAAGGHNVIMIGPPGAGKTMLAKRLPSILPPLTLQEALETTKIHSVAGKLGARATLIATRPYRSPHHTISDAALVGGGSFPQPGEISLAHNGVLFLDELPEFKRSALEVMRQPLEDRKVSISRAKWAVEFPASFMLIASMNPCPCGYYNHPEKECVCGPGVVQRYLAKISGPLLDRIDLHVEVTPVSFDQMTANRPSEPSEVIRERVIRAREIQTARFTDHPGVYSNAMMPSQLVKEICVISDAGRALLKTAMERLGLSARAYDRILKVSRTIADLSGSDEIKIEHLAEAIQYRSLDRESWAG; encoded by the coding sequence ATGTTAGCCAAAACATTCGGCGCAGCCGTATATGGTGTTAATGCCAGCCTCATTACCATTGAAGTCGTTGTTGCTCAGGGTTTACACTTTCATTTGGTTGGCTTGCCCGATAGTGCCGTTAAAGAAAGTGAACAGCGTGTGGAGGCTTCGTTAAAATTTTTCGGGTATCGAATGCCTCGTCAGAAGGTAGTGGTTAATCTGGCCCCCGCCGACATTCGGAAAGAGGGGTCGGCGTATGACCTGCCCATCGGACTCTGCGTCTTGCAGGCTTCGGAGCAAATTACCGTTACCCGTAATCTCGAAGACTACGTGATCATGGGCGAATTGGCCCTCGATGGCACGCTGCGGCCTATAAAAGGCGTATTGCCCATTGCGATCGAAGCCAGAAAACGCGGTTATAAAGGCTTTGTGCTGCCCGTCGAAAATGCACAGGAAGCATCCATTGTCAATCAGTTGGACGTTATTGGTGTGGCGACCATTCAGGAAGCCATCGATTTTTTTGAAGGCAAAAAAGACATCGTTCCCCTGGAGACCGATACGCGTGACTTGTTCATGAGTCAGATCAACGCCTACGATGCTGATTTCTCGCACGTGCAGGGGCAGGAGAATATTAAACGGGCTATGGAAATTGCGGCTGCCGGAGGGCATAACGTGATCATGATTGGCCCGCCGGGTGCGGGAAAAACCATGCTAGCCAAGCGTTTGCCCAGTATTTTGCCCCCGCTTACGCTACAGGAAGCCCTGGAAACAACAAAGATTCATTCGGTGGCAGGCAAGCTTGGCGCACGCGCTACCCTGATTGCCACCCGACCTTACAGGTCACCCCATCACACAATTTCCGACGCGGCTCTGGTAGGTGGGGGTAGCTTTCCGCAACCGGGCGAAATCTCTCTGGCGCATAACGGCGTGTTGTTTCTGGACGAACTGCCCGAGTTCAAACGCTCGGCGCTGGAGGTCATGCGGCAACCGCTCGAAGACCGAAAAGTGAGCATCTCACGGGCAAAATGGGCCGTTGAGTTTCCCGCCAGCTTTATGCTCATCGCCAGTATGAATCCATGCCCCTGCGGCTACTACAACCATCCCGAAAAAGAGTGTGTTTGCGGTCCGGGCGTAGTGCAACGCTATCTGGCCAAAATAAGCGGACCCTTACTCGACCGAATCGACCTGCACGTGGAGGTAACGCCCGTCTCGTTCGATCAGATGACGGCAAATCGGCCATCCGAACCCAGCGAGGTTATTCGCGAGCGGGTCATTCGGGCAAGAGAAATTCAAACCGCTCGATTTACCGACCATCCGGGCGTTTATTCCAACGCCATGATGCCCTCGCAACTGGTCAAGGAAATCTGCGTTATCAGCGATGCAGGGCGGGCCTTGCTCAAAACAGCGATGGAACGACTGGGTTTGTCGGCCCGGGCTTACGACCGGATACTGAAAGTGTCGCGCACGATTGCCGACCTGTCGGGCAGCGACGAAATCAAGATCGAACACCTGGCCGAAGCCATTCAATACCGGAGTCTGGACCGGGAGAGCTGGGCGGGTTGA
- a CDS encoding RNA polymerase sigma factor, which produces MNEQQLWAAFQSGNEEAYTQLYQLHIRAMYRYGMSLVAASEAFVLDCVHDVFTELWAKRNRLAIPDNIRHYLLKSLKNRIMHLLERKERFTKSLDETDYDALWTEPDELEILEELEMATTRQQRLQRLIAQLPPRQQEALKLRFVENMNYNQIGEVLDVNQQSAKNLVFRAVEKLRGWIILPFLTFSIFF; this is translated from the coding sequence GTGAACGAACAGCAGCTTTGGGCCGCTTTCCAATCGGGAAATGAAGAGGCTTATACACAACTATATCAACTGCACATCCGGGCCATGTACCGCTATGGTATGAGCCTGGTGGCTGCGTCAGAAGCATTTGTGCTGGACTGCGTACATGACGTTTTTACGGAATTATGGGCGAAACGAAACCGGCTGGCAATTCCCGATAACATCCGCCACTATCTGCTTAAATCGCTTAAAAATCGAATTATGCATCTGCTCGAACGGAAAGAGCGGTTTACTAAATCGTTAGACGAAACGGATTATGACGCCCTCTGGACCGAACCTGACGAATTGGAAATACTCGAAGAGCTTGAGATGGCCACTACTCGCCAGCAACGACTTCAGCGGCTCATTGCCCAACTTCCGCCCCGCCAGCAAGAAGCCCTGAAACTGCGTTTCGTTGAAAACATGAATTATAACCAGATAGGCGAAGTACTAGATGTTAACCAGCAATCAGCCAAAAACCTGGTTTTTCGAGCTGTTGAAAAGCTTCGTGGCTGGATTATTCTCCCCTTTTTAACTTTTTCCATCTTTTTTTAG
- a CDS encoding RagB/SusD family nutrient uptake outer membrane protein, whose amino-acid sequence MKRYHFFNSIRTISVSLLLVMAAGCTNLDEVLSDRITSGNFLQTKDDVIRDFLRPFEHSYWTIQGGATFMLQEDSSDELMTPNRQGDWFDGGQFQRVHNHTWTPNDGYTNDAWNALYGGVTLATNTLEDLQGITDPTRFDMTQAELDDMIAEVRTLRAWLNLRLLDFYRNIVLVTKVKGETQGGPQASPQEAFSFIEQELKESLPKLPTRQSLGANAIGRWTQGGAAALLVRLYLNAKVYTGTDHFADCATVCTDMLAGKYGQYALETRWDAPFDYTNPTSAETVFGFPGSFGLTHWQYDGGMYFWMLPVNAPFYFGFTDFGTANPKYALQPGRDVDSTEYSFALGKPYLKFRKYPDDVRLKTYKNLGNSKREGMFLQGYLPYINASGKTDTVRSTKGPYPLFFRDQVGMFLAAKPGTKIADKTSNMNNADQNSGLTPVKYPYYPSDDLNKISSAYAEIRFAEIYYSLAECKYRAGDKAGAAVLLNTVRARNYPAGSPSLYKPDGSQLTDQEMLDEWGREFLVESRRRTDLIRWGVFNSGTWWDKQPDADNHTAIFPIGQNVLNVSPQLKQNPGY is encoded by the coding sequence ATGAAACGATATCATTTTTTTAATTCCATACGCACTATATCTGTCTCTTTATTGCTCGTTATGGCTGCTGGCTGTACGAATTTAGATGAGGTGCTTTCTGACCGGATTACGTCCGGAAACTTTCTCCAGACCAAGGATGATGTCATTCGGGATTTTCTTCGGCCGTTCGAACACAGCTACTGGACCATTCAGGGAGGAGCGACCTTTATGCTTCAGGAAGATAGCTCGGATGAGCTGATGACCCCAAACCGGCAGGGCGACTGGTTTGATGGCGGGCAGTTTCAGCGTGTTCATAACCACACCTGGACGCCAAACGACGGATATACCAATGATGCCTGGAATGCGCTGTACGGCGGTGTTACGCTGGCAACCAACACGCTGGAGGATTTGCAGGGCATAACGGACCCCACTAGATTTGACATGACACAGGCAGAACTGGATGACATGATTGCCGAAGTCCGGACCCTGCGCGCCTGGCTCAACCTGCGGCTGCTGGATTTTTACCGCAACATTGTCCTGGTAACGAAAGTGAAAGGCGAAACGCAGGGTGGCCCTCAGGCATCTCCTCAGGAAGCATTTAGTTTTATTGAACAGGAACTGAAAGAATCACTGCCCAAATTGCCAACCCGGCAAAGTTTGGGGGCCAACGCCATTGGGCGCTGGACACAGGGCGGAGCGGCAGCCCTGCTGGTACGGTTATACCTGAACGCGAAGGTGTATACCGGAACCGACCATTTCGCGGATTGCGCCACGGTATGTACCGATATGCTGGCCGGTAAATATGGACAGTACGCACTGGAAACCCGCTGGGACGCGCCTTTCGATTACACCAATCCGACCTCGGCCGAAACGGTCTTCGGCTTTCCCGGTAGTTTTGGCCTTACTCACTGGCAGTATGATGGGGGTATGTATTTCTGGATGCTGCCGGTCAATGCGCCGTTTTATTTCGGGTTTACTGATTTTGGTACGGCCAACCCGAAATATGCCCTCCAGCCGGGGCGGGACGTCGATAGCACAGAGTATAGCTTTGCATTGGGAAAACCCTATCTGAAGTTTCGTAAATATCCGGATGATGTTCGCCTGAAGACATACAAAAATCTGGGCAATAGTAAACGGGAGGGTATGTTTTTACAGGGCTATCTGCCTTACATTAACGCAAGCGGAAAAACCGATACGGTGCGATCGACGAAAGGGCCTTATCCATTATTTTTCCGCGATCAGGTGGGGATGTTCCTGGCGGCTAAGCCCGGTACCAAGATTGCCGATAAAACCTCGAATATGAACAATGCCGATCAGAATTCTGGTCTTACACCGGTCAAGTATCCCTATTACCCCAGCGATGATCTAAATAAAATCTCGTCGGCATATGCTGAAATTCGATTTGCTGAGATTTATTACTCACTGGCCGAGTGCAAATATCGGGCGGGCGATAAAGCAGGAGCAGCTGTATTGCTGAATACCGTTCGGGCCAGAAATTATCCGGCGGGTTCACCAAGTCTGTATAAGCCTGATGGCAGCCAATTAACCGATCAGGAAATGCTTGACGAATGGGGGCGGGAATTCCTGGTGGAATCTCGTCGGCGTACTGACCTGATTCGCTGGGGTGTATTTAATTCAGGAACCTGGTGGGATAAGCAGCCGGATGCTGATAATCACACCGCTATTTTTCCCATCGGTCAAAATGTACTTAACGTCTCTCCGCAGCTAAAGCAAAACCCTGGTTATTAA
- a CDS encoding PAS domain-containing sensor histidine kinase, with product MAGNDKSADEELNALKEELQRVKQQTSSVLEAVGIGLWTLLPHQNVIRWDEQCQRIYNWPQASVPIGEFMGRIHPHDLPRLLSLMSNPLSNETNKPTTIEYRITSPVDDIMRWIRITGRVTMQSSGIINYFTGTAQDISDEKRNEAALKRIEQRFQMAFTSASVGVVILDTQSNIQLFNKAFADLVGYSQAELLDKHFKAISHPDDVEENMALVQQLMRGESSSYVLNKRYVHKNGNVVWAQVSSALIRDEEGKPDSFINIVQDVTTELQAQAEQKKLLSLLRVGEKSLREAIDLAELGTFEINLAEETIVLSERAKGWLGFDRDDVPGLNQVLDTIRDRNSLESALRHTLNSGLDTAMDIEYWAVNRQTGQERLYHAQGQVVRYQPGESALLLRGVFKDITAQRQYAQDLEQQVQGRTQALERANILVSKQADQLRFVTNSALTAIALYSIVRHQTTGEVVDLRYELINQMALRMTGKQAAELIGHTMLEVFPGMPSTPIWSRYLELAQTGIPLRYYNHYTQDGYDIWYQVQGVRQGELLVLSFLDITELKKTQLQLESLNKDLREANDNLQQFAFVASHDLQEPLRKIQSFGTILQEQYADHLGDGADLIRRMQLAAERMSVLIKDLLTFSRITANQLQAKDVPLSRVVSRVIDDLEVVIEEAHATLQIEPLPAIKGDESQLRQLFQNLLSNALKFRQPDRPLTIRIRTQPVAGTSLPATSKPTRQAAMYHQISLEDNGIGFDEMYLDRIFQVFQRLHTKSQYAGTGIGLAIVQKVVANHGGAITASSQPGQGATFVVYLPVS from the coding sequence ATGGCGGGCAACGACAAAAGCGCTGATGAGGAGCTAAACGCCCTGAAAGAAGAGCTTCAGCGAGTTAAACAGCAAACGAGTTCCGTTCTGGAAGCCGTTGGTATTGGCCTATGGACGCTGTTACCCCATCAAAACGTTATTCGTTGGGACGAACAGTGTCAGAGAATTTATAACTGGCCGCAGGCGTCTGTTCCGATAGGGGAGTTTATGGGGCGTATTCATCCTCATGACTTGCCCCGGTTGCTCTCGCTGATGAGTAACCCGCTTAGCAACGAAACGAATAAACCCACAACGATAGAATACCGAATTACGAGCCCGGTTGATGACATCATGCGCTGGATACGGATCACAGGCCGGGTTACCATGCAGTCGTCGGGAATAATAAATTATTTTACGGGTACTGCACAGGATATTTCCGACGAAAAACGAAACGAAGCAGCCCTGAAACGGATCGAGCAACGGTTTCAGATGGCCTTCACAAGCGCATCTGTCGGTGTCGTTATTCTGGATACACAGAGTAATATTCAACTTTTCAATAAAGCTTTCGCCGATTTAGTCGGGTACTCACAAGCTGAATTGCTCGATAAACACTTTAAGGCCATCAGCCATCCCGACGATGTAGAGGAGAATATGGCGCTGGTGCAGCAACTGATGCGTGGAGAGTCGAGTTCCTATGTGCTCAACAAGCGGTATGTACATAAAAATGGCAACGTCGTTTGGGCACAGGTCAGTTCGGCCCTGATTCGGGATGAAGAGGGGAAGCCAGACAGTTTTATCAATATCGTTCAGGATGTTACAACCGAGCTACAGGCACAGGCTGAACAAAAAAAGTTACTTTCCTTGTTGAGAGTCGGAGAGAAAAGCCTGCGGGAAGCTATCGATCTGGCTGAGTTGGGAACATTTGAAATCAACCTCGCCGAAGAAACAATCGTGCTGTCTGAGCGGGCTAAAGGCTGGCTTGGTTTTGACCGGGATGACGTGCCCGGCCTGAACCAGGTACTCGATACAATTCGGGATCGGAATAGTTTGGAGTCTGCTCTGCGGCATACCCTGAACAGTGGTCTGGATACAGCCATGGATATTGAATACTGGGCTGTAAATCGGCAGACCGGGCAGGAGCGGCTATACCACGCACAGGGGCAGGTCGTTCGCTATCAGCCGGGCGAGTCTGCTCTTTTGCTGCGGGGCGTTTTTAAAGATATCACCGCTCAGCGGCAGTATGCGCAGGATCTCGAACAGCAGGTTCAGGGACGCACACAGGCACTTGAACGGGCAAATATCCTCGTTAGTAAACAGGCCGATCAACTTCGATTTGTGACCAATAGCGCACTCACAGCTATTGCGCTGTACTCTATTGTACGCCATCAAACCACTGGCGAAGTGGTTGATTTGCGGTATGAACTCATCAATCAGATGGCGCTGCGTATGACCGGGAAGCAGGCTGCCGAATTAATTGGTCATACAATGCTGGAGGTATTTCCGGGTATGCCGTCTACACCTATCTGGAGCCGCTATCTGGAACTGGCTCAAACCGGGATTCCCCTTCGTTATTACAACCATTACACGCAGGACGGGTACGATATCTGGTATCAGGTGCAGGGCGTTCGTCAGGGAGAGTTACTTGTTTTATCGTTCCTTGACATTACCGAACTCAAAAAGACGCAGCTTCAGCTCGAATCCCTCAACAAAGATCTACGGGAAGCCAATGATAACTTACAGCAGTTTGCGTTCGTAGCCTCGCACGATTTGCAAGAGCCTTTGCGGAAGATTCAGTCATTTGGCACCATCTTGCAGGAGCAGTATGCTGACCATCTGGGCGATGGTGCCGACCTGATTCGGCGGATGCAACTGGCTGCCGAACGAATGTCAGTCCTGATTAAAGACCTACTCACGTTTTCGCGCATTACCGCTAATCAGCTGCAAGCTAAAGACGTTCCGTTATCCCGCGTGGTTAGCCGCGTAATCGACGATCTGGAGGTTGTTATTGAGGAAGCCCACGCTACGCTGCAAATTGAGCCACTGCCCGCTATAAAAGGCGATGAGTCTCAATTGCGGCAACTGTTTCAGAATTTACTATCCAATGCCCTGAAATTTCGACAGCCAGACCGACCCTTAACGATTCGTATACGTACCCAGCCAGTAGCCGGAACGAGCCTGCCTGCTACGAGTAAACCCACGCGACAGGCGGCTATGTATCACCAGATAAGCCTCGAAGACAATGGTATCGGCTTCGATGAAATGTACCTGGATCGGATTTTTCAGGTCTTTCAACGGCTGCATACCAAGAGCCAGTATGCCGGTACGGGCATTGGGCTGGCCATTGTTCAGAAAGTAGTTGCCAACCATGGAGGAGCCATTACCGCCAGTAGCCAACCCGGTCAGGGGGCTACGTTCGTTGTTTACCTGCCAGTGAGTTGA